The following coding sequences are from one Saprospiraceae bacterium window:
- a CDS encoding F0F1 ATP synthase subunit alpha: protein MVSIRPEEISSILKQQISGANTAAELEEVGTVLQVGDGIARVYGLTNAQAGELVEFETGVQAIVLNLEEDNVGVVLMGPWNGIKEGSKVRRTRKIASIEVGEGFSGRVVNPLGQPIDGKGPISGVKYEMPIERKAPGVIFRQPVNEPLQTGIKAIDSMIPIGRGQRELIIGDRQTGKTAIALDTIINQKEFYDRGEPVYCIYVASGQKASTVAKVAKTLEDYGAMPYTTIVSASASDPAPLQFFAPFAGAAIGEFFRDTGRPALVIYDDLSKQAVAYREVSLLLRRPPGREAYPGDVFYLHSRLLERAAKLINNDEIARNMNDLPESLKKAGIVKGGGSLTALPIIETQAGDVSAYIPTNVISITDGQIFLESNLFNSGIRPAINVGISVSRVGGNAQIKSMKKVSGTLKLDQAQYRELEAFAKFGSDLDSATKAVLDKGKRNVEILKQAQYSPVAVEKQVAMIYLGTNNLLKDVPVEKIKDFESLVMTELDTKFPQVLENFRKGKLDDADLKVLKDVATDLSSQYRV from the coding sequence ATGGTATCAATAAGACCCGAAGAAATATCATCCATCCTGAAACAACAAATTTCAGGTGCAAATACTGCTGCTGAATTAGAAGAAGTAGGAACCGTACTCCAGGTAGGAGACGGAATTGCACGCGTTTATGGATTGACAAATGCACAAGCAGGAGAGCTCGTTGAGTTTGAAACCGGAGTGCAAGCAATCGTACTTAATCTTGAAGAAGACAATGTGGGTGTGGTATTGATGGGACCTTGGAATGGAATCAAAGAAGGTTCTAAAGTACGACGAACTCGAAAAATTGCTTCTATCGAAGTAGGGGAAGGATTCTCAGGTAGGGTGGTAAACCCATTGGGTCAGCCTATTGATGGAAAAGGGCCCATATCAGGCGTAAAGTATGAAATGCCAATAGAACGCAAAGCACCGGGAGTTATCTTCCGACAACCCGTCAACGAGCCCCTCCAGACTGGTATCAAGGCGATAGATTCGATGATTCCAATCGGAAGAGGTCAGCGTGAGTTGATCATTGGGGACAGACAAACCGGAAAAACAGCGATAGCCCTGGATACCATTATCAATCAGAAAGAATTTTATGATCGCGGTGAACCCGTTTATTGCATCTATGTCGCATCAGGACAGAAAGCTTCTACAGTGGCCAAAGTTGCCAAAACTCTGGAAGATTATGGTGCAATGCCTTACACGACCATAGTTTCAGCCTCCGCCTCTGATCCGGCTCCATTGCAGTTCTTTGCACCTTTTGCAGGAGCAGCTATCGGGGAATTTTTCAGAGACACTGGGCGCCCTGCTTTGGTGATTTATGATGATCTTTCTAAGCAGGCAGTAGCGTATCGCGAAGTTTCGCTATTGTTGAGAAGACCTCCGGGACGCGAGGCTTATCCTGGAGACGTATTTTATCTGCACTCAAGATTGTTGGAGAGAGCTGCAAAATTGATCAATAATGATGAGATCGCCCGCAATATGAACGACCTACCGGAGTCTCTCAAAAAGGCAGGTATCGTTAAAGGTGGTGGATCATTGACCGCATTACCTATTATTGAAACACAGGCAGGTGACGTATCGGCATATATCCCAACCAATGTGATTTCTATCACTGATGGCCAGATATTCCTTGAGTCAAATCTATTTAATTCCGGTATCAGACCTGCGATCAACGTTGGTATTTCGGTATCTCGTGTGGGTGGTAACGCACAGATCAAATCTATGAAAAAAGTGTCCGGTACCCTCAAACTTGATCAGGCACAATATAGAGAATTGGAGGCATTTGCAAAATTTGGTTCTGACCTCGACTCCGCAACAAAAGCAGTGTTGGATAAAGGAAAAAGAAACGTGGAAATCCTCAAGCAAGCCCAGTATAGCCCTGTAGCCGTTGAAAAACAAGTGGCCATGATTTATTTGGGCACAAACAATTTATTGAAAGACGTTCCTGTAGAAAAGATTAAAGATTTTGAATCATTGGTGATGACTGAACTCGACACTAAGTTTCCTCAGGTTTTGGAAAATTTCAGAAAAGGAAAGTTAGATGATGCAGATCTAAAAGTTCTGAAAGATGTTGCAACAGACCTCTCCTCACAATATCGCGTTTAA
- a CDS encoding DNA-3-methyladenine glycosylase, with product MQNHIASQTLNQAFFASEDVVGIASELIGCLLISEIEGKICSGKITECEAYRAPEDRASHAFNWRRTQRNETMYDEPGTIYMYICYGIHRMLNVVTGPKNLPHAILIRSIQPVEGQEWMLARRSMKSIHPSLCCGPGNLSVALGLGMDLNGLKFGDQSPLRIAKRSPEINTDMITATPRIGVESAGESASWLYRFVLNSSQFYSAKSFTAKYL from the coding sequence ATGCAAAACCACATTGCATCTCAAACGCTGAATCAAGCCTTCTTCGCATCTGAAGATGTAGTGGGCATTGCATCCGAGTTGATAGGATGCCTTCTGATTTCAGAAATTGAAGGCAAAATTTGTAGTGGAAAAATAACTGAATGTGAGGCTTATCGAGCTCCCGAAGATCGGGCAAGCCATGCTTTCAACTGGCGTCGCACTCAGCGAAATGAAACAATGTACGATGAACCGGGCACAATTTATATGTACATCTGCTACGGAATCCATCGGATGCTGAATGTTGTCACAGGGCCAAAAAATCTGCCTCATGCGATTTTGATTAGATCCATACAGCCTGTAGAAGGTCAGGAATGGATGTTGGCAAGAAGGTCTATGAAATCGATTCATCCGAGTTTATGCTGTGGCCCGGGCAATTTATCCGTGGCCTTAGGCTTGGGTATGGACTTGAATGGTTTAAAATTTGGGGATCAATCCCCCTTGAGAATTGCAAAACGATCTCCGGAAATAAATACGGACATGATTACAGCGACACCTCGAATAGGAGTTGAAAGTGCGGGCGAGTCAGCTTCCTGGCTATATAGATTTGTACTGAATTCATCTCAGTTTTATAGTGCTAAATCTTTCACAGCAAAGTATTTGTAA
- the atpB gene encoding F0F1 ATP synthase subunit A: MPAEGVSHDANQDAHAQGDHHEEFSADATAFHHISDLNVYSIGPWNFPLPCILYAPTHGWSVFSSSKFDIDDAHHGTGHKAVDGYVLYKGRVQRVADPSFPKGELAIGEIHTEEVTDDKGVKKERQFVEYNGQSFALDKSSTADGGLFGGGVTSFFDFSITKNVMAMFIVFALLAWLFISMARAYKAAPGTAPKGAQKLFEPLISFIQDEVAKPFIGPKYVNYMPLLLSIFFFILGLNLFGQIPFFGGANVTGNLGFTMVLALIVFVVVNINGNKHYWQHIFNMPGIPGWIKVLITPIEILSVFIKPITLMLRLFANITAGHIVILIFISLIFIFGKAGANPGAAWGASIASVLLALFISAIELLVAFIQAYVFTLLTASYIGAATEEHHHAEEADHH; this comes from the coding sequence ATGCCAGCGGAGGGAGTTTCCCATGATGCAAACCAAGATGCTCATGCACAAGGGGATCATCACGAGGAGTTTAGTGCAGACGCTACGGCATTCCATCATATTTCTGACCTGAATGTATATAGTATTGGTCCCTGGAATTTTCCTTTACCCTGCATTTTATACGCCCCGACTCATGGATGGTCTGTGTTTTCGTCTTCAAAATTTGATATAGACGATGCACATCATGGTACTGGTCATAAAGCCGTGGATGGATATGTGTTGTATAAAGGAAGAGTTCAGAGAGTGGCAGATCCATCTTTCCCGAAAGGCGAATTGGCGATTGGCGAGATCCATACAGAAGAAGTAACGGATGACAAAGGAGTGAAGAAAGAAAGACAATTCGTAGAATATAATGGGCAATCCTTTGCACTTGACAAATCCAGCACTGCTGATGGTGGATTGTTTGGTGGAGGAGTGACATCTTTTTTTGACTTTTCAATTACTAAGAATGTGATGGCCATGTTCATCGTTTTTGCATTATTGGCCTGGCTTTTCATATCGATGGCTCGAGCATACAAAGCTGCTCCGGGTACAGCACCGAAAGGAGCACAGAAATTATTCGAACCTTTGATCAGTTTTATTCAAGATGAAGTAGCAAAACCTTTTATAGGACCTAAGTACGTGAATTACATGCCACTATTGCTCTCTATATTTTTCTTTATTTTGGGATTAAATCTATTTGGTCAAATTCCATTTTTTGGAGGTGCTAATGTGACCGGTAATTTAGGGTTTACTATGGTGTTGGCGCTGATCGTTTTTGTGGTTGTTAACATCAATGGCAATAAGCATTACTGGCAACACATTTTTAATATGCCGGGTATTCCGGGTTGGATTAAAGTATTGATCACACCGATTGAGATACTCAGTGTATTCATCAAGCCGATCACATTGATGCTCCGATTGTTTGCCAATATCACAGCTGGGCATATTGTGATTTTGATATTCATCTCATTGATATTTATTTTTGGAAAAGCAGGTGCCAATCCTGGTGCTGCATGGGGCGCATCCATAGCATCAGTATTGTTGGCATTATTTATATCCGCGATTGAATTATTGGTAGCATTTATTCAAGCATACGTGTTTACACTTTTGACCGCTTCCTATATTGGAGCGGCCACAGAAGAACATCACCATGCTGAAGAAGCTGACCATCATTGA
- the atpG gene encoding ATP synthase F1 subunit gamma — translation MAANLKEVRSRIKSVISTQQITKAMKMVSAAKLRKAQQAIIQMRPYSNKLNAMMKNIMTYSDGEGAAEYAKISLNKKPLLVIITSDRGLCGAFNSNILKLVHKSISDNYQSHLLTGDLTAICIGKKGFEYMRRRFPKCQIISDHQHLYHDSTFENVVNLADKLMEHFKSGTYDQIEIFYSRFKNAATQFPEREQYLPVPKVEKSQSENNTPKHKPDYLFEPKQDQLLAGLIPSILQAQLYKCILDTQASEHGSRMTAMDKASENAETMLGELKINYNKARQEAITKELSEIVGGVAALAG, via the coding sequence ATGGCAGCAAATTTGAAAGAAGTACGCAGTAGAATCAAATCCGTGATTTCTACACAGCAGATCACCAAAGCCATGAAAATGGTTTCTGCTGCCAAATTGCGAAAAGCGCAACAAGCCATAATTCAAATGAGACCATACTCCAACAAATTGAATGCGATGATGAAAAATATCATGACATATTCAGATGGTGAAGGTGCAGCAGAATATGCAAAAATCAGTTTGAATAAGAAACCGCTCCTCGTCATAATTACTTCAGATCGCGGGCTTTGTGGTGCATTCAACAGCAACATACTGAAACTAGTCCACAAAAGTATTTCAGACAATTATCAAAGCCACTTACTAACAGGAGACTTAACTGCTATTTGTATTGGTAAGAAAGGTTTCGAATACATGCGAAGGAGATTTCCTAAATGTCAGATCATTTCAGATCACCAGCATCTGTATCATGATTCAACATTTGAAAATGTTGTGAATTTGGCAGATAAATTGATGGAACATTTCAAATCAGGTACCTATGATCAGATTGAAATTTTTTATTCAAGATTTAAAAATGCAGCCACTCAGTTTCCGGAAAGAGAACAATATTTACCGGTTCCAAAAGTAGAAAAATCACAGTCAGAAAATAATACACCCAAACACAAACCGGATTACCTTTTCGAACCAAAACAAGACCAATTGTTGGCAGGCTTGATTCCTTCTATCCTTCAGGCACAACTGTACAAATGTATATTGGACACACAGGCTTCAGAACATGGGTCCCGGATGACTGCTATGGATAAAGCATCAGAAAATGCAGAAACAATGCTGGGAGAGTTAAAGATCAACTACAATAAAGCCCGACAAGAAGCAATTACCAAAGAATTATCAGAGATCGTTGGTGGTGTAGCCGCGCTTGCAGGATAA
- the atpF gene encoding F0F1 ATP synthase subunit B — protein MELLYIVAGLDFSVIKPDFGLLAWATIVFIIFWLGIGKLAFRPIVNALNSRALDIQNSLDAASRAKEDMKHLISENEKIAAEAREEKALIIKEAKEAGNQLVAEAKEKAKEEAHRILVNAKNEIENAKKAAIVDVKNQVGTLAIDIAEKIMRKELASNPPQQEYVKKLVDEIKLN, from the coding sequence ATGGAACTTTTATACATAGTTGCCGGACTGGATTTTAGCGTGATCAAGCCGGATTTTGGATTGTTAGCTTGGGCTACAATCGTCTTTATCATATTTTGGTTGGGTATAGGAAAACTTGCCTTCAGGCCCATAGTCAATGCATTGAACTCCAGGGCTTTGGATATACAAAACTCATTAGACGCTGCAAGCAGAGCTAAAGAAGATATGAAACATCTCATTTCTGAAAATGAGAAAATAGCTGCTGAAGCGAGAGAAGAAAAAGCATTGATCATTAAAGAAGCAAAAGAAGCAGGCAATCAATTGGTCGCTGAAGCCAAAGAAAAAGCTAAAGAGGAGGCCCATCGTATTCTGGTCAATGCTAAAAATGAGATCGAAAATGCTAAGAAAGCAGCAATTGTAGATGTGAAAAATCAGGTAGGAACATTAGCTATCGATATCGCTGAAAAAATCATGCGCAAGGAATTGGCATCCAATCCACCACAACAGGAGTATGTCAAAAAATTGGTAGACGAAATTAAATTGAACTAA
- the atpH gene encoding ATP synthase F1 subunit delta: MAFHKVASRYAKSLLDLAKEQGNVAGVYEDIKTFMQAAQNREFYLFLKSPVIKADKKEKIFQELFQGKIQDLTFKFMQLLIQKGRESLLPSIGTAFVDLYQHLHKIRPATLYAVELMNDDQLAHLQSSFQSWLEPGEKMEIQQKSRPDLIGGFILEMGNQLYDGSVKRQLEIMKTSLYDKSYINLVEKK; this comes from the coding sequence ATGGCGTTCCATAAAGTAGCCTCACGATATGCAAAATCATTGCTTGATCTAGCCAAAGAACAAGGCAATGTAGCCGGTGTATATGAAGACATAAAAACCTTTATGCAGGCGGCACAGAATCGGGAGTTCTACCTTTTTCTCAAGAGCCCGGTGATCAAAGCAGACAAAAAAGAAAAGATCTTTCAGGAATTGTTTCAGGGAAAAATTCAAGATCTGACATTCAAGTTTATGCAACTCTTGATCCAAAAAGGTCGCGAATCTTTGTTGCCAAGTATTGGTACCGCATTTGTTGATTTGTACCAGCACCTTCATAAGATTAGACCCGCTACCCTGTACGCTGTGGAGCTTATGAATGATGATCAACTTGCACATTTACAAAGTAGTTTTCAGAGCTGGCTGGAGCCCGGTGAGAAAATGGAAATACAACAAAAAAGCCGACCTGATCTCATCGGAGGATTTATCCTCGAAATGGGAAATCAACTCTATGACGGTAGCGTAAAGCGTCAATTGGAAATTATGAAAACATCTCTTTACGATAAATCATATATCAACTTAGTCGAAAAAAAATAA
- a CDS encoding TIGR00730 family Rossman fold protein produces MYREIKNITVFCGSNSGNDQLLQDTARTFGEYIGQHKIKLIYGGAKLGIMGIVADAALKFGAEVVGVIPGFLKTKEVAHDAITEMIQVGTMHERKSLMYEMCDAVIALPGGFGTLDEFFEVLTWAQLGLHTKPVCLLNINGFFDPILNMADSLLEKGFIKKEHHSLIIVDSDFIRLFEKMKTCQAPNLTKWLGLEKV; encoded by the coding sequence ATGTATCGCGAAATAAAAAACATCACCGTCTTCTGTGGCTCCAATTCCGGCAATGACCAGCTGCTACAAGATACAGCCCGAACTTTTGGTGAATATATCGGGCAACATAAAATCAAGCTAATTTATGGAGGAGCTAAACTAGGTATCATGGGTATCGTTGCAGATGCTGCTCTGAAGTTTGGTGCGGAAGTCGTCGGGGTCATACCCGGTTTTCTAAAAACTAAAGAAGTAGCTCATGATGCCATCACCGAAATGATTCAGGTTGGGACGATGCATGAAAGAAAAAGCTTAATGTATGAAATGTGTGATGCTGTAATTGCACTGCCTGGAGGTTTTGGAACATTGGACGAATTTTTTGAGGTACTGACCTGGGCTCAACTGGGTTTACATACTAAACCCGTATGCTTGCTCAATATCAATGGATTTTTTGACCCAATCCTAAACATGGCAGACAGTTTGTTGGAAAAGGGATTTATCAAAAAAGAACATCATTCTCTGATCATTGTGGATTCTGATTTTATTCGCCTTTTCGAAAAAATGAAAACTTGTCAAGCACCAAATCTCACAAAGTGGCTTGGACTCGAAAAAGTATAA
- the gcvP gene encoding aminomethyl-transferring glycine dehydrogenase: MASFERNDRFENRHIGTTGPALAQMLRQLGVSSLDELIDQTVPAQIRLNKKLQLPPASSEFDYLNQLKINAQKNKVYRSFIGQGYYGTITPSVVRRNVFENPGWYTQYTPYQAEISQGRLEALLNFQTMISDLTGLPISNASLLDEGTAAAEAMLMFFHANEKKNKEESPDKFFVDHNVFDQTIDVLRSRAWPQGIEIIVGDWRKMELPEKCFGVLLQYPDKRGAIHDYQTFIQMSKAKGCNVALATDLLALCLLKSPGELGADVALGNSQRFGVPMGFGGPHAAFFATREEFKRIMPGRIIGVSIDEQGNRALRMALQTREQHIRREKATSNICTAQALLAIMASMYGVYHGPDGLYAIARRVHDMSVALASVLSTSGYSIQEDNFFDTVSIKADSDLREKVKSLAESAGYNFGYSGDSIRISLDETATADELKTITDIFSAAMGKKESSLVIPSAGLNIPQPLIRSSEYMTHDVFNTNQTESSLMRYIKRLENKDLSLVHSMISLGSCTMKLNAATELYPVSWPEFSNIHPFAPQDQVPAYLQIIHELEQYLCEVTGFTACSLQPNSGAQGEFAGLLAIKAYHESRSDMDRDVALIPSSAHGTNPASAVIAGMQVVVTACDENGNIIVDDIRQKAELYKDRLACLMVTYPSTHGVFETSIKEICDIIHQYGGMVYMDGANMNAQVGLTNPANIGADVCHLNLHKTFAIPHGGGGPGVGPICCNDTLKPFLPRHEFYPQMVNGPGVPSVSAAPYGSASILLISYAYIRMLGPDGLTKATKHAILNANYIAARLKDKYKILYTGANGRVAHELIVDLRPYKDVGVSAEDVAKRLMDYGFHAPTLSFPVAGTIMIEPTESEDKAELDRFCDALLLIREEIDEIARGEYPADNNVLSNAPHTVQLITADSWDKPYSRQKAAFPAAYQAHGQKFWPQVGRVNNAHGDRNLVCICPPTESYMQ, from the coding sequence ATGGCTTCTTTTGAAAGAAATGATCGATTTGAAAACAGACACATTGGCACTACCGGACCCGCTCTGGCGCAAATGTTAAGACAACTGGGAGTATCCAGTTTGGATGAATTGATAGACCAAACTGTTCCCGCTCAGATAAGACTCAACAAAAAACTACAACTACCACCAGCAAGTTCTGAATTCGATTATCTCAATCAGCTCAAAATCAATGCTCAAAAAAATAAAGTGTATAGAAGCTTTATCGGACAGGGGTACTATGGTACGATCACACCATCTGTAGTGCGTCGCAACGTATTTGAAAATCCGGGTTGGTACACTCAGTACACACCTTATCAGGCTGAGATTTCCCAAGGGAGATTGGAAGCTTTGTTGAATTTTCAGACGATGATATCTGACCTTACAGGTTTGCCGATATCCAATGCTTCGCTTTTGGATGAAGGCACAGCAGCTGCAGAGGCGATGCTGATGTTTTTCCATGCAAATGAAAAGAAAAACAAAGAAGAATCCCCTGACAAATTTTTTGTGGATCACAATGTTTTCGATCAGACCATCGACGTGCTGCGCTCGAGAGCCTGGCCTCAAGGGATAGAAATAATAGTTGGAGATTGGAGAAAAATGGAGTTGCCGGAAAAATGTTTTGGCGTCCTCTTACAGTATCCTGACAAAAGGGGGGCAATTCATGATTACCAGACTTTCATACAGATGTCTAAAGCCAAAGGATGCAACGTAGCATTGGCCACAGATTTACTTGCTCTATGTTTGTTGAAATCGCCCGGCGAACTTGGAGCAGATGTCGCTTTGGGAAACAGTCAGAGGTTCGGTGTGCCTATGGGTTTTGGAGGACCTCATGCAGCTTTTTTTGCCACCCGAGAAGAATTCAAGAGAATTATGCCGGGTAGAATCATTGGGGTATCAATTGACGAACAAGGTAATCGTGCCCTTCGCATGGCTCTACAGACTCGTGAACAGCATATCCGGAGGGAAAAGGCCACCTCTAATATTTGTACGGCTCAGGCACTCCTGGCCATTATGGCATCGATGTATGGTGTATACCATGGTCCGGACGGACTTTATGCTATAGCGCGTCGTGTTCATGATATGAGTGTAGCATTGGCGTCAGTCTTGAGTACAAGTGGATATAGCATTCAGGAAGACAATTTCTTCGATACAGTCAGTATAAAAGCAGATTCGGATCTCCGCGAGAAAGTGAAGTCTTTGGCGGAATCTGCAGGTTACAATTTTGGGTATAGCGGAGACAGTATAAGAATCAGCTTGGACGAAACAGCCACGGCAGATGAACTCAAAACAATAACTGATATTTTCAGTGCTGCCATGGGCAAAAAAGAAAGTAGTCTTGTCATACCTTCAGCGGGCTTGAATATCCCTCAGCCGCTCATCCGTAGTTCAGAGTACATGACCCACGATGTGTTCAATACAAACCAAACTGAATCCAGTTTGATGAGATATATCAAACGCCTTGAAAACAAAGATCTTTCGTTGGTACATTCAATGATTTCATTGGGTTCTTGTACGATGAAGCTCAATGCTGCAACAGAACTTTATCCCGTAAGTTGGCCGGAATTCAGCAATATACATCCATTTGCACCTCAAGATCAAGTTCCGGCTTATCTGCAAATCATTCATGAACTCGAGCAGTATCTCTGTGAGGTGACCGGGTTTACCGCCTGTTCTCTTCAACCCAATTCAGGTGCTCAGGGCGAGTTTGCTGGCCTACTGGCGATCAAAGCTTACCACGAAAGCCGATCTGATATGGATCGCGATGTAGCATTGATCCCTTCGTCAGCTCATGGTACTAACCCTGCCTCAGCAGTTATAGCAGGTATGCAGGTGGTTGTGACAGCATGCGACGAAAATGGGAATATCATAGTAGATGATATCCGCCAGAAAGCGGAACTTTATAAAGATAGATTGGCTTGTTTGATGGTCACTTATCCATCCACGCATGGAGTGTTCGAAACTTCCATCAAAGAGATTTGCGATATCATTCATCAGTATGGAGGTATGGTGTATATGGATGGAGCCAACATGAATGCACAAGTTGGCCTCACGAATCCAGCCAATATTGGTGCTGATGTATGTCACCTCAACTTACACAAGACTTTTGCCATCCCTCATGGGGGAGGCGGCCCGGGGGTGGGTCCCATCTGTTGTAACGACACACTGAAGCCTTTTCTGCCCCGACATGAGTTTTATCCACAAATGGTGAATGGTCCCGGGGTACCTTCAGTTTCTGCAGCACCGTATGGTAGTGCAAGTATTTTGCTCATTTCTTATGCTTATATAAGAATGTTAGGTCCTGATGGTCTGACCAAAGCCACCAAGCATGCCATATTAAATGCAAATTATATTGCTGCAAGGTTGAAAGACAAATATAAGATCCTCTATACCGGAGCGAATGGCAGAGTTGCTCATGAGCTTATCGTCGATCTGCGCCCTTATAAAGATGTTGGTGTGAGTGCAGAAGATGTTGCCAAAAGACTGATGGATTACGGATTCCATGCACCTACCTTGTCTTTTCCGGTCGCAGGAACCATCATGATAGAACCAACGGAGTCTGAGGACAAAGCTGAACTTGACAGATTCTGTGATGCATTATTGTTGATCCGGGAAGAAATAGATGAAATCGCGAGAGGAGAGTATCCTGCTGATAACAATGTTCTTTCAAATGCACCGCATACAGTGCAACTCATTACTGCAGATAGCTGGGACAAACCTTATAGCAGGCAGAAAGCTGCGTTTCCGGCAGCTTATCAAGCACATGGACAAAAATTCTGGCCTCAAGTTGGACGAGTAAACAATGCGCATGGAGATAGAAACCTGGTTTGCATTTGCCCACCAACTGAGTCCTATATGCAATGA
- the rfaD gene encoding ADP-glyceromanno-heptose 6-epimerase, whose translation MIVITGAGGFIGSCLVGYFNTMGHKDLILVDEANKKYHAVLDGKEYLQYIDRDGFSEWLQQTEDNISFVVHIGARTDTMEYDENIFEKLNISFTKKLWEVCVHKNIPIIYASSAATYGDGTHGYSDHHDLIPKLEPLNPYAWSKQIVDEWILRQVQFPPYWIGLKFFNVFGPNEYHKNKMASVIYHGYNQIKNTGKIRLFKSNDSNISDGEQKRDFIYVKEIVETIYTLYKNRIQSGIYNLGTGTAHSFNQLAKGIFEALGMETNIEYMDMPDHLMKSYQNFTEADMNKLRHAIHYRSDWTFQRAISDYVNNYLDVSKYF comes from the coding sequence ATGATAGTCATCACCGGTGCCGGAGGATTTATTGGTTCTTGCCTCGTGGGTTACTTCAATACCATGGGACACAAAGATTTGATTCTAGTGGATGAGGCAAATAAAAAATATCATGCCGTACTTGATGGTAAAGAATATTTGCAATACATCGACAGAGATGGATTTTCGGAGTGGTTACAACAGACCGAAGACAATATTTCCTTCGTTGTGCATATAGGTGCAAGAACGGACACCATGGAGTATGATGAAAACATTTTTGAAAAGCTCAATATCAGTTTTACAAAAAAATTGTGGGAAGTTTGTGTTCATAAAAACATTCCGATCATTTATGCTTCCAGCGCTGCTACTTATGGAGATGGTACTCATGGATATAGTGATCATCATGATTTAATTCCAAAATTGGAACCATTGAATCCATATGCATGGTCTAAGCAAATCGTGGATGAGTGGATCCTCAGACAAGTGCAATTTCCCCCATATTGGATCGGCTTAAAGTTTTTTAATGTATTCGGACCAAACGAATACCATAAAAATAAAATGGCCAGTGTCATTTACCACGGTTATAATCAAATAAAAAACACGGGAAAAATTCGACTATTCAAATCTAATGATTCCAATATTTCAGATGGTGAGCAAAAAAGGGATTTTATTTATGTAAAAGAAATAGTAGAGACGATCTATACGCTCTACAAGAACAGAATACAATCCGGTATTTATAATCTGGGGACCGGCACAGCACATAGTTTTAATCAATTGGCAAAAGGAATTTTTGAGGCACTGGGTATGGAGACAAATATTGAGTACATGGACATGCCTGACCACCTCATGAAGTCATATCAGAATTTCACTGAAGCTGATATGAATAAACTCAGACATGCGATCCATTATAGGTCTGACTGGACATTTCAGAGGGCAATATCTGATTACGTCAATAATTACCTGGATGTGAGTAAATATTTTTAA
- the atpE gene encoding ATP synthase F0 subunit C gives MGSIVAIGMGLAAIGAGIGVGNIGGKAMEAIARQPEAIGDIRANMILTAALVEGAALIAILMAFLAK, from the coding sequence ATGGGTTCTATTGTAGCAATTGGAATGGGTCTTGCAGCGATTGGTGCAGGAATCGGAGTAGGAAACATCGGAGGCAAGGCTATGGAAGCTATAGCTCGCCAGCCTGAAGCTATCGGTGATATCCGTGCCAACATGATCTTGACAGCAGCTCTTGTTGAAGGAGCAGCTTTGATCGCTATCTTGATGGCGTTCCTTGCGAAGTAA